The region GAACTTCCATGTCTATTTCCTGCTGCCTACAGATGGGGAGATTACTTCCAAGCCCATGGTGCTATTCCTGGGACCGTGGAGCGTTGGCAAGTCCACCATGATAAACTACCTCCTCGGCTTGGAAAACACTCGCTACCAGCTCTATACAGGTAACAGCAGATTCTCGTGCACGTAACGTGTGTTGGCATGGCAGTGTCCTCTGTGCAGGCATGATGAAATAGTCATGTGTGTCTTCGATAGAACAATGGGAGTTACATGCAAGAAGCCAACAGCTACAGTCTGTGTTCACAGGAGAATTTGTAAACAACGTCCGAGAGATGGAAACCACCCAAACATCCACAgacgaatgaatggataaaccaaagGGTCTATCCGTACGATAGAGTGAGGAGTATCATTCAGTCTTAAGAAGGGATACATTTCGGAAACATGCTACAACACCCATGATTCTTGAAGACACTGTGTTgagtgagataagccagacaCGAAAGAACAGATGTCCTCCAGTTCCATTTAGTAGTTGCCTAGAGTCATCCAATCCACAGAGAACAGAGTAGAGCAGAGattaccaggggctgggaaggggtGATGAATGGGGACAGGTTCAGTTCAGGAGGCAGACGGTGGTGGTGAGGGCTGCACAGTGGCatgaatgtgcttaatgccaccGAGCTGTACACTCAAAATGGGTGAGACGGTAAATTTCGTGACAtttattttacagttaaaaaaagaaagaagacactaGCTTAGCAAACAGGGTATCCAGTTCTTGGGGAAACCCACCCTGAAATCCCTTGCTTATCCACTTACATTGTAGTAGGGTCTCTGTCCCAGAGGTGACTGTGTTCCGACTGTCCTCATGCCCATGCGTGCAGGTGCTGAGCCCACCACCTCAGAGTTCACTGTCCTCATGCATGGACCCAAGCTGAAAACCATCGAGGGTATCGTCATGGCTGCTGACAGCGCCAGGTCCTTCTCACCCCTCGAGAAATTTGGCCAGAATTTCCTAGAGAAGCTGATTGGCATCGAGGTCCCCCACAAACTTCTGGAGCGAGTCACTTTCGTGGATACACCAGGCATCATCGAAAACCGCAAGCAGCAAGAAAGAGGTAATGGAGCACTTGTATCCAAACACCTTGAGTTTTGTGTTAGAAAACAGTTCAGCGGCGGGTGgtaggcaggcaggggagaggaaagaTGACCAGCGTTGTCCAAGGCAAATCAGATCCCAGTCCACGTGTACTTGACCTCTGGTTAACTTGGGTTCTGGTTTGAACCTGACCTCAAACTCCTCCTGGTCCAGGGTCTACTTTACCAGGCCTGCTTGACCATAAGCCTGTGTTAGACTTCCCAAAATTCTCTTCCAGTGGGAGAGGAGGGCCACTTTGGGCCCAGCAGACACTAGGTTATGACAGAGGTCGCTAAGTATTACTGTGACATGGGGCTGTATGCAGAGATGAGTCATCATAGGGCATCTGTAGGACTGTAGGCCCAGATGGTGGACACGGGGCTGTATGCAGAGATGAGTCATCACAGGGCATCTGTAGGACTGTAGGCCCAGATGGTGGATCTCAATTTATGGTTATAACTCTCATTTTGATTTTATGACcattttattactggtaataatATTGTCACTAATAATTATGATAGTAAATTCACCTTTCTTCTGTTATACATCAGATAATTATATGCATTACGTTGATTGTTGTAGAAGAATTTCAAGACAGGTATTCCTAGTCTTCCCATTTTGGAAATGAGTGGAAGGAGTTAAAATATGTTGAGAACCTACCATGTGAGAGGCATTTATTTAGGTGTTTTCTCTTACTTATAGCAACATCATAATCTTTATATAGACCTAGGTGCTATTGTTCTTCTTGTCATTTTGTAACTAAAATGGTGAAGGTTGGAAGCTTTTATTCTTCTGGGCTGGCCAGTGGCAGAGCCCAAATTCCAGTCTGGGTCTTGGGCCAGCTCCACATTGCTTCCCCCTAAATAGCACATCCTCTCCCTCATAGCCTTCTAATTCCCTGACTTAAACCCTTCAATGTCTTTGCCACTGTCCCATATCTTTTTCAACAGTAGAAAGATCTccactttgaaaaaatattttattttcctggagcCTTGGATTCCATAGATTAAGACAAGGATCAAGCTATTCTTGGCTCAGGGCTGACAAGGCCCATGAGATACGCAGTTAATTCTTTGAGTCTTTAAAAGCCCAGAAAATCTCTATTGCCTTCACTTCCTTCAGTGCAGGCAATGGTTTGGTTCTGGAAGGGGGCCTGAAGGGTTAGGGTGAGCCTGCTCAGCTTGACTTCTTCCTCCCCCCCATCCCAAGGTTACCCCTTCAATGACGTGTGCCAGTGGTTCATCGACAGAGCGGACCTCATCTTTGTCGTCTTTGACCCAACCAAGTTGGACGTGGGTCTGGAGCTGGAGATGCTCTTCCGCCAGCTGAAGGGACGTGAGTCCCAGATAAGGATCATCCTGAACAAGGCCGACAACCTGGCCACGCAGATGCTTATGCGGGTTTATGGGGCCCTCTTCTGGAGCTTGGCCCCACTCATCAATGTCACAGAGCCCCCGAGGGTGTACGTCAGCTCCTTCTGGCCACAAGACTACAAGCCCGATACCCACCGGGACCTGTTTCTCAAGGAAGAGATCTCTCTCCTGGAAGACCTGAACCAGGTGATCGAGAACAGGTTGGAGAACAAGATCGCCTTCATCCGCCAGCACGCCATCCGGGTCCGCATCCACGCCCTCCTGGTCGACCGCTATCTGCAGACTTACAAGGACAAAATGACCTTCTTCAGCGATGGAGAGCTGGTCTTTAAGGACATTGTGGAAGACCCCGACAAGTTCTACATCTTCAAGACCATCCTGGCAAAGACCAATGTCAGCAAGTTTGACCTTCCCAACCGAGAGGCCTACAAGGACTTCTTTGGCATCAACCCCATCTCCAGTTTCAAGCTGCTGTCCCAGCAGTGTTCCTATATGGGGGGCTGCTTCCTGGAGAAGATTGAGCGGGCCATCACGCAGGAGCTCCCCGGCCTCCTGGGAAGCCTCGGGCTAGGAAAGAACCCAGGTGCTCTCAACTGTGACAAAACAGGGTGTGGCGAGACCCCAAAGAATCGCTATAAGAAACACTAGGTCACTGTGTCTCCGTTCTGGGGTTCCTGTTGGTGGATGAGCTTGTGTCCTGTCTGAGAAGTCCTGGTTTATTAACCCTTTGAGCCACACTGGCAAGAATCCTTACATGCCGGAGATTTGGGAGTTAATTGAGGCCAGTGGTGGGGGAGCGTGTGGGTCAAGGGAGGCGAGAGGAAACTGTGAATTATATAGTGTGCCCATCTTCTTGCTTCCGTGGGGGGCCTGACTGAGGCAGGTCAGGCCCTGCCAGCTTTTCCTGGGTCCTATTGCAAAGGGACAGAAAGCAGCTAAATTCTAGTGTATACTGAAGTGATGCGTGTCCCGCTGAAAGCAGCTGAAATTTTTTTATGTCTCTAAGCTGGGAAAAAGAGGGAAGACTTGATTTCTGTAGGGCTGCTTGGGTCCTTCGTGACTTCCTCTCATGCAGTCTCCTGGCCCTTCTCCTTCcaggccctcctccctccttcctcatgGGGCGGGGGAACATTTTAGGATACCAGAATGCTGAGAGAGAACAGGCGTCTCCTGGGCTAGGAGAAGGTGCTGCCTTCCCCCTGCCATTTCTCCAATGTAGTCCTCTAAGCTGGTTGGGAAGCTCAGTCCCTTTCTCCGCCCCAAGAGGAGGCTAAGTGTTCCATGCATTCAGGTAATTTACTTCTTGGAAGTGACTTCAGTGCAAGTACCAGGAGGGCTCAGAGGGTTAATTGGTTTGCAGTGTGTCTTTGTCTATTGCATGTCTTGGAAAACTCAGACCCCGAAGGCGGGTTTCAGAGGGGACGATGGAAACCTTGCTCCTTTTCCTGAGGGTCTTCTCTGGGCAGCCCATCTCCCCCAGACAAGGAGGAGGCAGTTTCCATACCTTCTCTGCAGAGACGCTTTGCAGAAGAGTTGTTCCCTCCTGGTTTTCACGCCAtggcttttccttccccttcttctccatTCCCTGATGTGCCGACACTCAAAACTCAAGAGTGATTGCCCACGAGTTAGAACCAGCATCAGGCACTCGGTGCAGGCGGAAGCCAAGGCTTCACATTCAGTGTCCGCCTGAATTGATACTGGTTTGCACCACGCGTACCCCAGGGCAGCCAGTGCCTTCAAATACGTGTGACTATGCATGTCCTGCCTTGtccgagagagagaggagggagacagCAGAGGCCAGCGTGCACGGAGAAAGGATGCGCTGTGAGGCTCCTGCCTGGCTGGTGGGCAACCCCAGAGGGCAgcagggagtggagggaaggaaCCTTTCGATGAAAAGTAGGTGAGTGAATGGTTTGTACAAATCCAAGAGACCTGGCCCTGGGCTGCCCTCTGCGGCACCTGCAGCCTTGCGAGCCAGTCTCCCTTGGGAGTGAGTGATTTGGGGAGCTTCAGCATGAGACCTGAGTCAGGACCCACCAGCACCAGGAGGTCACCTTGGACCAGAAGGAAAGTGAAGATGAAGGCTGACGGGAGGCACTCCGAGGACAAGGCCTTGGAAGTAAACTGCTGGTCAATCAGATCAGATCCCCACGGAGAATTCGGAATTCCTGCTTCCCAGAAGGATTAGCACTGGGTGCAAGCTGCAGCAGGGCTGAACCTCCCACAAGTCAGCCAGAGGCGCCAGAGCCTCCAGGACGGACATTGCTTCTAAGGACAGAGCCAAGCAGAGCACCAGGGACCTGCTGGGGCGCCCAAGGAGTCTGGTGACCAGGGCCCAACGGGCTGCTTTTCTTCTTATTAAAATCCACCCTTGCCTCACCACACCTACCGTCTCAAGAGTCTGCCCTCCCGCCTTGCTCCCTGATGCTCCCCATGTCTTCGAGCAGCTCAGGAAGGTCTGGTTTTCTCCATGCAGTGGGGTGGTGCACAGTGCAGACCCGTCCTAGCAGCCGATGCCCATTACTCTGGGGGAAGTGGGTGTGAGGAGGCCAGTACCTTCATTCAGGGTCTGTGTTTTCACGGGGCAGGGGATGACATGACCGGTGTGattgtttctccctttcttcgTTCCATTCATTTG is a window of Meles meles chromosome 21, mMelMel3.1 paternal haplotype, whole genome shotgun sequence DNA encoding:
- the SRL gene encoding sarcalumenin isoform X2 → MRDRSHIEKTLMLNEDKPVDDYSVVLQRLRKIYHSSIKPLEQSYKYNELRQHEITDGEITSKPMVLFLGPWSVGKSTMINYLLGLENTRYQLYTGAEPTTSEFTVLMHGPKLKTIEGIVMAADSARSFSPLEKFGQNFLEKLIGIEVPHKLLERVTFVDTPGIIENRKQQERGYPFNDVCQWFIDRADLIFVVFDPTKLDVGLELEMLFRQLKGRESQIRIILNKADNLATQMLMRVYGALFWSLAPLINVTEPPRVYVSSFWPQDYKPDTHRDLFLKEEISLLEDLNQVIENRLENKIAFIRQHAIRVRIHALLVDRYLQTYKDKMTFFSDGELVFKDIVEDPDKFYIFKTILAKTNVSKFDLPNREAYKDFFGINPISSFKLLSQQCSYMGGCFLEKIERAITQELPGLLGSLGLGKNPGALNCDKTGCGETPKNRYKKH
- the SRL gene encoding sarcalumenin isoform X1; its protein translation is MRTLVLLCCFVPSLLLPGQTEEAEDVSEEAQMRDRSHIEKTLMLNEDKPVDDYSVVLQRLRKIYHSSIKPLEQSYKYNELRQHEITDGEITSKPMVLFLGPWSVGKSTMINYLLGLENTRYQLYTGAEPTTSEFTVLMHGPKLKTIEGIVMAADSARSFSPLEKFGQNFLEKLIGIEVPHKLLERVTFVDTPGIIENRKQQERGYPFNDVCQWFIDRADLIFVVFDPTKLDVGLELEMLFRQLKGRESQIRIILNKADNLATQMLMRVYGALFWSLAPLINVTEPPRVYVSSFWPQDYKPDTHRDLFLKEEISLLEDLNQVIENRLENKIAFIRQHAIRVRIHALLVDRYLQTYKDKMTFFSDGELVFKDIVEDPDKFYIFKTILAKTNVSKFDLPNREAYKDFFGINPISSFKLLSQQCSYMGGCFLEKIERAITQELPGLLGSLGLGKNPGALNCDKTGCGETPKNRYKKH